In Xenorhabdus poinarii G6, the following are encoded in one genomic region:
- the upp gene encoding uracil phosphoribosyltransferase, whose protein sequence is MKIVEVKHPLVRHKLGLMRDHDISTKRFRELASEVGNLLTYEATADLDVEKVTIDGWCGPVEIDQIKGKKITVVPILRAGLGMMDGVLENIPSARISVVGVYRDEETLEPVPYFQKLVSDINERMALVVDPMLATGGSMIATIDLLKKAGCPVIKVLVLVAAPEGIAALEKAHPDVELYTASIDEGLNEQGYIVPGLGDAGDKIFGTK, encoded by the coding sequence ATGAAGATCGTTGAGGTTAAACACCCACTTGTGAGACATAAACTTGGTCTGATGCGAGATCATGATATCAGCACCAAACGTTTTCGTGAACTGGCCTCAGAAGTGGGCAATCTTCTGACATATGAAGCAACTGCTGATTTAGACGTTGAGAAAGTGACCATTGATGGATGGTGTGGTCCGGTAGAAATAGACCAAATTAAAGGGAAGAAGATTACGGTTGTCCCTATCTTACGTGCCGGTCTGGGCATGATGGATGGTGTGCTGGAAAATATTCCCAGTGCGCGAATCAGTGTCGTGGGCGTATATCGTGATGAAGAAACGCTTGAGCCTGTGCCATATTTTCAAAAATTAGTGTCTGACATTAATGAACGCATGGCGTTGGTGGTTGATCCCATGCTGGCAACCGGTGGCTCTATGATTGCAACCATTGACCTGCTGAAAAAAGCAGGCTGCCCGGTTATTAAAGTCCTGGTTTTGGTTGCCGCGCCGGAAGGCATTGCCGCCCTGGAGAAAGCGCACCCTGATGTAGAGTTGTACACCGCTTCGATTGATGAAGGGCTCAATGAACAGGGATATATTGTTCCTGGTTTAGGGGACGCCGGGGACAAAATATTTGGTACTAAATAA